A genomic stretch from Algoriphagus halophilus includes:
- a CDS encoding SLC13 family permease produces MSIQIFSTICLVTGLVITLYKNWLKPSLAFVLVVFAFVILKVISIEDFLLGLANKQIILIFLLIILTSGIQQNLGKGFFYTLFNKMLSPFQFRLRMMLTVSGLSSMLNNTPVVAFMIPYVKNWSESNGYSASKFLIPLSFATILGGMITIVGTSTNLVLNGLIVQSGLPSLNYSDFLFLGGIVTVLGLSYLAFFSEKLLPNTTTKKESLLEHLNEYLVETKVNSSSALIGKTIEEAGLRHLKDLFLVEIKRGERSIAAVSSDRIIHADDVLFFAGNTHSILDLINDNNGLELPETTHLVSNGFSALTEAVIPSGSDLVGVSLKDLGFRDKYKASVISVYRKGEKVKENLGEIKLKEGDLLLLLCSKDFSRVISIRDLIVLSKSGEVQTDLSFKKTLPSILSIGILLIGIFGFIDLFLAAFIGILVMTLSKVINLNQIKSAIDVDLLIILVSALAVGVAIQKSGSASFLVQQISGIFPRLSPIGEISILFLLTLGLTTLITNAAAVSIMFPVAYEMGLGLGENLTPYFIAIAFAASADFMTPIGYQTNLMVLGPGNYKFSDYTRIGLPLTIIYSSIVISFIYLYYF; encoded by the coding sequence TTGTCAATCCAAATTTTTAGTACGATTTGTTTGGTAACTGGGTTAGTCATCACCCTTTACAAAAACTGGCTAAAACCTTCTTTGGCATTTGTGCTTGTAGTTTTTGCTTTTGTAATTTTAAAAGTGATTTCTATAGAGGATTTTTTACTAGGACTAGCTAATAAGCAAATTATCTTAATTTTCTTACTGATAATTCTTACTTCTGGAATTCAGCAAAATCTTGGAAAAGGCTTTTTTTACACCCTTTTCAATAAGATGCTTTCACCTTTTCAGTTTCGATTGAGGATGATGTTAACAGTTTCAGGATTGTCCAGTATGCTTAATAATACTCCTGTGGTGGCATTTATGATCCCCTACGTTAAGAACTGGTCAGAAAGCAACGGGTATTCTGCATCAAAATTCTTGATTCCACTTTCTTTCGCAACCATATTAGGTGGGATGATCACGATAGTTGGTACTTCCACCAATTTGGTCTTAAATGGGTTGATTGTTCAATCAGGACTTCCTTCTCTAAACTACTCTGATTTCTTATTTTTAGGAGGAATAGTTACCGTTTTGGGATTAAGCTATTTGGCCTTTTTTTCTGAAAAGTTATTGCCAAACACCACCACAAAAAAAGAAAGTTTGTTGGAGCATCTCAATGAGTATTTAGTGGAAACCAAAGTAAATTCAAGCTCAGCTTTGATTGGAAAAACCATAGAAGAGGCAGGGTTAAGGCATTTAAAGGATTTGTTTTTGGTTGAAATCAAAAGAGGAGAAAGAAGCATTGCTGCAGTATCCTCTGATCGAATAATTCATGCCGATGATGTGCTTTTTTTTGCAGGGAATACACATTCTATTTTAGATTTAATCAATGATAATAATGGATTGGAACTTCCTGAAACAACACACCTAGTAAGCAATGGCTTCTCGGCATTGACAGAAGCTGTAATTCCATCAGGAAGTGATTTGGTAGGTGTGTCCCTAAAAGATTTAGGATTTCGAGACAAATATAAGGCCTCAGTAATTTCGGTTTATAGAAAAGGGGAAAAAGTAAAAGAGAATCTTGGTGAGATTAAATTGAAGGAGGGTGATTTATTATTACTTCTTTGTTCTAAGGATTTTTCCAGAGTAATTTCTATTAGGGACTTGATTGTGCTATCCAAATCAGGCGAGGTTCAAACTGATCTGTCATTTAAAAAGACTTTACCGAGCATACTCTCAATTGGAATACTATTGATTGGTATTTTTGGATTCATAGATTTATTTCTTGCTGCCTTTATTGGGATTTTAGTAATGACTTTGTCTAAAGTAATTAATCTGAATCAGATTAAATCTGCCATAGATGTGGATCTTTTGATAATTTTGGTTTCAGCCTTAGCTGTAGGAGTGGCAATCCAAAAATCAGGTTCGGCTTCATTTTTAGTTCAGCAAATCTCTGGAATATTTCCACGATTGAGTCCTATTGGTGAAATAAGTATTTTGTTTTTACTGACTTTAGGTTTAACAACTTTGATTACTAATGCTGCAGCAGTATCTATTATGTTTCCGGTGGCCTATGAAATGGGTTTAGGTCTTGGAGAAAATTTAACCCCTTATTTTATTGCCATAGCCTTTGCTGCTTCTGCAGACTTTATGACTCCAATTGGCTATCAAACGAATTTGATGGTATTAGGACCAGGGAACTATAAATTCTCTGACTATACAAGAATAGGCTTGCCATTAACTATCATCTACTCCAGTATAGTGATCAGTTTTATATATTTATATTATTTCTAA
- a CDS encoding UDP-glucuronic acid decarboxylase family protein yields MKRVLVTGGAGFLGSHLCDKLITEGNEVLCVDNLYTGSKSNIHHLMDYKNFEFMRHDITFPLYVEVDEIYNLACPASPIHYQFDPVQTTKTSVMGAINMLGLAKRLKIKILQASTSEVYGDPEVHPQPESYKGSVSTTGIRACYDEGKRCAETLFFDYHRQHGLEIKVMRIFNTYGPRMDPEDGRVVSNFIVQALKGEDITIFGDGSQTRSFCYVDDNIEGMYKLMNSRNGFTGPVNIGNPGEFTMLELAQLILELTNSKSKLVSLPLPQDDPLQRQPVIELAKKELDWDPRIQLEDGLKKTISYFESLI; encoded by the coding sequence ATGAAAAGAGTTTTGGTTACTGGTGGTGCAGGGTTTTTAGGTTCCCATCTTTGTGACAAACTGATTACAGAAGGGAATGAGGTATTATGTGTGGATAATCTCTATACAGGTAGTAAGTCGAATATTCATCATTTAATGGATTATAAGAATTTTGAATTTATGCGGCACGACATTACCTTCCCATTGTATGTAGAAGTGGATGAGATTTACAATTTGGCATGTCCCGCAAGCCCGATTCATTACCAGTTTGATCCAGTCCAGACTACCAAAACATCTGTGATGGGAGCGATCAACATGTTGGGATTGGCAAAGCGGTTAAAAATCAAGATTTTGCAAGCCAGTACTTCTGAGGTATATGGAGACCCTGAGGTACATCCTCAACCTGAATCTTACAAAGGTTCAGTGAGTACCACTGGAATTCGAGCTTGCTATGATGAGGGGAAAAGGTGTGCAGAGACTTTGTTTTTTGATTACCACCGACAACATGGATTGGAAATTAAGGTAATGCGAATTTTTAACACCTATGGACCAAGGATGGATCCGGAAGATGGACGAGTGGTAAGTAATTTTATTGTACAAGCGTTAAAAGGAGAAGACATCACTATTTTCGGAGATGGTTCTCAGACTCGAAGCTTTTGCTATGTAGATGATAATATTGAGGGAATGTACAAATTGATGAATTCCCGAAATGGATTTACTGGTCCTGTTAATATTGGGAACCCTGGTGAATTTACTATGTTGGAATTAGCTCAGCTGATTTTGGAATTAACCAATAGTAAAAGCAAACTGGTTTCTCTTCCGCTACCTCAGGATGATCCATTACAGAGACAACCTGTCATTGAGCTGGCTAAGAAAGAATTGGATTGGGATCCAAGAATACAGCTAGAAGATGGCTTAAAGAAAACTATAAGTTACTTTGAATCTTTAATATAA
- a CDS encoding polysaccharide biosynthesis/export family protein — MRRIRLGLVFIIALIAASSCISNEKIIYLQNLEGNDSIPDGELITYEIPEYKLQYNDIVDVNIQTVDDMIQNGFNNKSTSMAGMNQMGNIASQTGGDLYYTTGYTVDNEGKIRLPIVGEVEVKDKTLEEARIAIEEKLRVYVTSELYVKVKLGGIRYSALGEFRRPGKFVVLQDRMTIFEAIANAGDLTTVAKRSDVLLIRQYPEGTKLHRIDLLDREIVKSPYYFIQPNDQIYVEPMKVRETGTGENTAQSLALIFSGISAMALILNLIK, encoded by the coding sequence ATGCGGAGAATCCGACTTGGGTTAGTATTTATTATTGCCCTTATAGCTGCCTCATCATGTATTTCCAATGAGAAGATTATTTACTTACAAAATTTAGAAGGTAATGACTCTATACCTGATGGAGAATTAATTACTTACGAAATCCCAGAATACAAGCTCCAATACAACGATATCGTAGATGTGAATATTCAAACTGTGGATGATATGATTCAAAATGGATTTAATAATAAATCAACTTCCATGGCTGGAATGAATCAAATGGGAAACATCGCAAGTCAAACAGGTGGTGATTTGTATTACACAACAGGTTATACTGTTGATAATGAAGGGAAAATTAGATTGCCAATAGTGGGGGAGGTAGAGGTGAAAGATAAAACTTTGGAAGAAGCACGAATTGCTATTGAAGAAAAATTAAGGGTCTATGTGACCTCAGAGCTTTATGTGAAAGTCAAGTTAGGGGGAATTCGTTATTCTGCGTTAGGGGAATTTAGAAGACCTGGCAAATTTGTGGTACTACAGGACAGAATGACCATTTTTGAAGCGATTGCTAACGCTGGCGATTTGACAACTGTTGCAAAGAGGAGTGATGTTTTGTTAATAAGACAATATCCTGAAGGGACTAAATTGCATCGAATTGACCTTTTGGATAGAGAAATTGTGAAATCTCCCTACTATTTTATCCAACCCAATGATCAGATCTATGTAGAACCCATGAAAGTAAGAGAAACTGGAACTGGTGAAAATACAGCCCAATCTCTTGCTCTGATCTTTTCCGGAATATCAGCCATGGCTCTAATTCTTAATTTAATCAAATAA
- a CDS encoding GumC family protein, with translation MYPNTPSPGNSNQNSYMVQKEDEIDLKVLLFNYLQYWPLILAFMVVGVVGAFLFNRYSTPIYKVESSVLVEDEEPALGMDLFESAGFGLQGKSNIEDEIGILKSYSLAEETISQLNLQVEYFEDGIITSSQLYGNLPIIVSVDWNHSQWVGGLFEIEIINDNSFEISIEDNDFRVFNPDDPFYKKYPEELDFDPVLNKSVYSFGEQIESDYLSFKVNNIKAEPGDKFEVRLVDVPTLALSFREELSVSPINKQASILLLSIETPVRKLGEEYINKLMEMYLKLELDEKNRASESTIRFIDQQLAGISDSLAFSENKLQEYRSDNNIFNLSEEGSVIFERLTELEKEESETEISLKYYETLNEYLESNQGGDLVAPSIIGITDPLLNSLVNALAELQAEQIKLRSNFTEQAPAVRENASRIASTKKQLQENTNLALNNTKNVLADIRNRIRMIESDINSLPKTERDLLGIQRQFSINENIYVYLLQKKAEAEITKASNMPKNTILDFAKAGQEPVAPKRSLNLLIGLILGLIVPIGFITVKDFLNTKIEDPKDLENQIKVPLIGMVGRNTSYDALPVLNNPRSTVTESFRSLRADMTYLSQQKDNLTILFTSSISGEGKTFVSINMASVYALMGKKTILIGLDLRKPKIAEDFGLPNDKGMSTCLSSDTPWQSVVKSSGHQDFDVILSGPIPPNPAELLLQDKFTQIINEIKQSYDVVVFDCPPVGLVSETKELFALADISFYVFRQGYSMKGNTQILNNLVEKGGVTKIYGILNDMHIDKGYGYGYGYGYGYGYGGNSYGYHEEATPLPWWKRALRRK, from the coding sequence ATGTACCCAAATACTCCATCTCCTGGTAACTCCAACCAGAATTCATATATGGTACAAAAGGAAGATGAAATCGACCTGAAAGTTTTATTGTTTAATTATTTACAATATTGGCCGCTTATTTTAGCATTTATGGTAGTAGGGGTTGTAGGTGCTTTTTTATTTAATAGATATTCTACTCCGATATATAAAGTTGAATCTAGTGTTTTGGTGGAGGATGAAGAGCCTGCGTTGGGTATGGATTTGTTTGAATCTGCTGGTTTTGGACTTCAAGGAAAAAGCAACATTGAGGATGAAATTGGTATTTTAAAATCTTATTCTTTAGCAGAGGAAACCATTTCCCAATTAAATTTACAAGTTGAATATTTTGAGGATGGAATAATCACCTCAAGTCAATTATATGGTAATTTGCCTATTATCGTTTCAGTTGATTGGAACCACTCTCAATGGGTTGGAGGTCTATTTGAAATTGAAATTATAAATGACAATTCCTTTGAAATATCTATTGAGGATAATGATTTTAGGGTTTTTAATCCAGACGATCCTTTTTATAAAAAATACCCTGAGGAATTGGACTTCGACCCAGTTCTTAATAAATCAGTTTATTCTTTTGGAGAGCAAATTGAATCAGATTACTTGTCTTTTAAAGTCAATAATATTAAGGCTGAGCCTGGAGATAAATTTGAAGTTCGTCTAGTTGATGTACCCACTTTGGCATTATCATTTCGGGAGGAGTTATCGGTTTCGCCTATTAACAAACAAGCCTCGATACTCTTATTAAGCATTGAAACTCCCGTAAGAAAACTAGGTGAGGAATACATCAATAAGCTAATGGAAATGTATCTGAAACTTGAGTTAGATGAAAAAAATCGTGCGTCAGAAAGTACCATTCGTTTTATTGATCAACAATTGGCAGGTATTTCAGACTCTTTAGCTTTTTCAGAAAATAAGTTGCAGGAATATCGTTCAGATAATAATATTTTCAATTTATCAGAAGAAGGTTCAGTAATTTTTGAAAGGCTGACCGAATTGGAGAAAGAGGAAAGTGAGACAGAAATTAGCTTAAAATACTATGAAACATTAAATGAATATTTGGAAAGTAATCAAGGTGGAGATTTAGTAGCTCCTTCTATTATTGGAATTACGGATCCCTTGCTGAATTCATTGGTAAATGCATTAGCAGAATTACAGGCAGAACAAATTAAATTACGTTCAAATTTTACCGAACAAGCTCCTGCTGTTAGAGAAAATGCAAGCCGTATTGCAAGTACCAAAAAGCAATTGCAAGAAAACACCAATTTAGCTTTAAATAATACTAAAAATGTGTTGGCAGATATCCGCAATAGAATTCGGATGATTGAATCAGACATCAATTCTTTGCCTAAAACTGAGCGGGATTTATTGGGGATTCAAAGGCAATTTTCAATCAATGAAAATATTTACGTGTATTTATTGCAGAAAAAGGCAGAAGCTGAAATTACCAAAGCCTCAAATATGCCTAAAAATACGATTTTAGATTTTGCAAAAGCTGGTCAAGAACCTGTTGCACCGAAGCGTTCTTTAAATTTATTGATCGGGTTGATTTTAGGATTGATTGTGCCAATTGGATTTATCACAGTTAAAGATTTTTTGAATACTAAAATCGAGGATCCAAAAGATTTAGAGAATCAAATTAAAGTACCATTAATTGGGATGGTAGGAAGAAATACCTCTTATGATGCATTACCTGTATTAAATAATCCTAGGTCCACAGTTACTGAATCATTTCGTTCCCTTCGAGCAGATATGACTTATTTAAGTCAGCAAAAGGATAATTTGACGATCTTATTTACCTCAAGTATATCTGGAGAAGGTAAAACCTTTGTTTCTATTAATATGGCTTCCGTTTATGCCTTGATGGGTAAGAAAACAATTTTAATAGGTTTGGATTTAAGGAAACCTAAAATTGCGGAGGATTTTGGATTGCCGAATGATAAGGGAATGAGTACCTGTTTGAGTTCAGATACCCCTTGGCAGTCGGTAGTAAAATCTTCAGGCCATCAAGATTTTGATGTGATATTGTCGGGTCCCATTCCGCCTAATCCTGCAGAGTTATTACTTCAGGATAAGTTTACACAAATTATCAATGAGATTAAGCAATCATACGATGTGGTGGTGTTTGATTGTCCTCCTGTAGGATTAGTTTCTGAAACCAAGGAATTATTCGCCTTAGCCGACATTTCATTCTATGTATTCCGTCAGGGGTATTCTATGAAAGGGAATACACAAATTTTAAATAATTTGGTGGAAAAAGGAGGGGTAACCAAGATTTATGGGATTTTGAATGATATGCACATTGACAAAGGCTATGGGTATGGCTATGGGTATGGCTATGGCTATGGATACGGAGGAAACTCCTATGGGTACCATGAAGAAGCTACACCACTTCCTTGGTGGAAAAGGGCGCTGAGAAGGAAATAA
- the kdsB gene encoding 3-deoxy-manno-octulosonate cytidylyltransferase, translating to MKSAALIPARYASTRLPAKLIQDLGGKSVIQRTFLSTLATGVFDEVWVVTDHEDIASQIDELNGLVFFSKKEHNSGSDRIAEALSKVDAEIIVNVQGDEPFQDKKSLSDLVEVFVEKEVQIASLKTRISEDEAQNPNFVKVVTDVKEDALYFSRSAIPYNRDKVKDLLYWKHIGVYAYRRNALLAYTEMNRGELEEIEMLEQLRLLEHGIKIRMVETNHKAVAIDTAEDLARARSILGLK from the coding sequence TTGAAAAGTGCAGCATTAATTCCTGCGAGGTATGCATCCACCAGACTCCCGGCCAAGTTAATTCAGGATCTTGGGGGGAAATCAGTGATTCAAAGAACCTTTTTAAGTACACTTGCCACCGGGGTTTTTGATGAAGTGTGGGTGGTGACGGACCATGAAGATATTGCAAGTCAAATAGATGAATTGAATGGATTGGTGTTCTTCAGCAAAAAAGAGCATAATTCTGGGTCTGATCGAATCGCTGAAGCATTATCCAAAGTAGATGCTGAGATTATTGTGAACGTTCAGGGAGATGAACCTTTTCAGGATAAAAAATCACTAAGTGATTTAGTGGAAGTTTTTGTAGAAAAAGAAGTACAGATTGCCTCTTTAAAGACAAGGATTTCAGAGGATGAGGCACAGAACCCCAACTTTGTCAAAGTGGTGACAGATGTCAAAGAAGACGCGCTATATTTTTCAAGATCGGCAATTCCTTACAATCGGGATAAGGTCAAGGATTTATTGTATTGGAAACATATAGGGGTGTATGCCTACCGCAGGAATGCCTTATTGGCCTATACTGAAATGAATAGAGGAGAATTAGAAGAGATAGAAATGCTTGAACAGTTAAGATTGTTGGAGCATGGGATAAAAATAAGGATGGTAGAAACCAACCATAAAGCAGTAGCTATAGATACGGCAGAAGATTTGGCAAGAGCGAGGAGTATTTTGGGACTGAAATAA
- a CDS encoding adenylyltransferase/cytidyltransferase family protein — MKKAIIVSGYFNPLHKGHIEYFNHAKAVGDELIVIVNNDLQRALKGSKEFQKEEERHFIVSNIKSVDRVYLSIDQDRTVCNTIRQIHQELSDSYHLAFANGGDQNNQSIPEVPVCEELGIKLIDGLGEKIQSSSWLLTGSK, encoded by the coding sequence ATGAAAAAAGCCATTATCGTCTCAGGGTATTTCAATCCGCTACATAAAGGTCATATTGAATATTTTAACCATGCCAAGGCAGTTGGAGATGAGTTGATTGTAATTGTCAACAATGATTTACAGCGGGCATTAAAAGGCTCTAAAGAATTCCAAAAGGAAGAAGAGCGGCATTTTATCGTATCCAATATTAAAAGTGTAGACAGGGTCTATTTATCAATTGACCAGGATAGGACTGTTTGTAACACGATTAGACAAATTCATCAAGAACTTTCGGATTCTTATCATTTAGCATTCGCCAATGGAGGTGATCAGAATAATCAATCTATTCCTGAAGTTCCGGTATGTGAAGAGCTCGGAATAAAATTGATCGATGGTTTGGGTGAGAAAATTCAGTCCAGCAGTTGGTTACTCACGGGTTCGAAATAG